CGGTGCCCTTGATGGTGACCTTGCCGCGCGTGGCGACGGTGGCCGCCATGAACGTGCCCGCTTCGATGCGGTCGGGGATCACCTCGTAGCCGTCGACGCCATGGAGGCGCTCGACGCCGTCGATCGTGATGATCGGCGTCCCGGCGCCGCTCACCTTGGCGCCCATGGCGATGAGAAAGTTGGCCAGGTCGACGATCTCCGGCTCACACGCTGCGCTCGAGAGCACCGTGCGGCCCTTGGCCTTGACCGCTGCCATGAGCACGTTGGCCGTCGCGCCCACGCTCGAGCCGGCCGGCCCGCCGAGGAAGATCTCGCGCCCGACGAGCTCCTTGGCCTCGGCATAGATGTACCCGCAGCGCTGCTCGATCGCCGCACCGAGCTCGGTGAAGCCCTTGAGGTGCAGGTCGATGGGCCGCGGGCCGATCACGCACCCGCCGGGGATCGACACGACCGCTTTGCCGAACCGCCCCAGGAGCGCGCCGAGCACGTAGATCGACGCGCGCATCTTGCGCACGAGGTCGTAGGGCGCCTCGTGGCTTGCCAGCTTGCCCGGCTCGACGACGAGCGTGCCCTCGAAGCTCCGGTCGACGCCCACGCCCATGGCCTCGAGGATCTCGACCATCGTGTCGACGTCCTTGAGCCACGGGCAGTTCTTGATCGTGCTCGGCTCGTCGGTGAGCAGCGTCGCCGCCAGGATCGGCAGCACGGAGTTCTTGCTCCCGCTCGTCTGGACTTCGCCTTGA
The genomic region above belongs to Verrucomicrobiota bacterium and contains:
- the murA gene encoding UDP-N-acetylglucosamine 1-carboxyvinyltransferase; the protein is MDKFLIWGGQPLQGEVQTSGSKNSVLPILAATLLTDEPSTIKNCPWLKDVDTMVEILEAMGVGVDRSFEGTLVVEPGKLASHEAPYDLVRKMRASIYVLGALLGRFGKAVVSIPGGCVIGPRPIDLHLKGFTELGAAIEQRCGYIYAEAKELVGREIFLGGPAGSSVGATANVLMAAVKAKGRTVLSSAACEPEIVDLANFLIAMGAKVSGAGTPIITIDGVERLHGVDGYEVIPDRIEAGTFMAATVATRGKVTIKGTGPEHLQSAISKLAETGARITVTDGDVHVDATGEIKPVEVVTQPYPGFPTDLQAQFMAAALRAPGMSFFVEKIYPNRFMHVMEFARLGADIRIDGNRAIVHGAAKLSGAPIMASDLRASAGLVLGGLAAEGSTTIHRVYHIDRGYEDIEEKFAKLGAKIKRVKSN